Proteins from one Meriones unguiculatus strain TT.TT164.6M chromosome 10, Bangor_MerUng_6.1, whole genome shotgun sequence genomic window:
- the Cpne2 gene encoding copine-2 isoform X1, protein MAYIPDGGAPTAGAIPLGSQCCVCKVELSVSGQNLLDRDVTSKSDPFCVLFIEDNGRWMEYDRTETAVNNLNPAFSKKFVLDYHFEEVQKLKFALFDQDKSSAQLDEHDFLGQFFCSLGTIVSSKKITRPLLLMNDKPAGKGLITIAAQELSDNRVITLSLAGRKLDKKDLFGKSDPFLEFYKPGDDGKWMLVHRTEVIKYTLDPVWKPFTVPLVSLCDGDLEKPIQVMCYDYDSNGGHDFIGEFQTSVLQMSEARDGVPLEMECINPKKQRKKKGYKNSGIIILRSCKIHRNYSFLDYILGGCQLMFTVGIDFTASNGNPLDPSSLHYINPMGTNEYLSAIWAVGQIIQDYDSDKMFPALGFGAQLPPDWKVSHEFAINFNPTNPFCSGVDGIAQAYSACLPHIRFYGPTNFSPIVNHVARFAAQATQQQTATYFILLIITDGVISDMEETRHAVVQASKLPMSIIIVGVGNADFAAMEFLDGDNRRLRSHTGEEAARDIVQFVPFREFRNAAKETLAKAVLAELPQQVVQYFKHKNLPPTNSEPA, encoded by the exons ATGGCCTACATTCCGGATGGGGGTGCCCCCACCGCAGGGGCCATCCCCTTGGGCTCTCAGTGCTGTGTGTGCAAAGTGGAGTTGTCAGTGAGTGGCCAGAACCTGCTGGATCGGGACGTCACCTCCAAGTCTGACCCCTTCTGTGTCCTCTTTATAGAGGACAACGGCAGGTGGATGGAG TACGACAGGACAGAAACAGCCGTCAACAACCTCAACCCAGCCTTCTCCAAGAAGTTCGTGCTGGACTACCACTTCGAGGAGGTGCAGAAGCTCAAGTTCGCCCTGTTTGATCAGGACAAGTCCAGTGCGCAGTTGGACGAGCATGACTTCCTGGGTCAGTTCTTCTGCAGCCTTGGCACG ATTGTCTCCAGCAAGAAGATCACTAGGCCTCTGCTGCTGATGAATGACAAGCCTGCAGGGAAGGGCTTAATCACG ATTGCTGCCCAGGAGCTCTCAGACAACCGTGTCATCACACTgagcctggctggcaggaagctGGACAAGAAG GACCTCTTCGGGAAGTCAGACCCATTTCTCGAGTTTTACAAGCCAGGGGATGATGGTAAATGGATGCTGGTCCATAGGACTGAG GTGATTAAGTACACTCTGGACCCTGTGTGGAAACCGTTCACTGTGCCATTGGTGTCCTTGTGTGATGGGGACCTGGAGAAGCCCATCCAG GTCATGTGCTACGACTATGACAGCAATGGAGGCCATGACTTCATTGGCGAATTCCAGACCTCTGTGTTACAGATGAGTGAGGCTCGGGATGGCGTCCCG CTGGAGATGGAGTGCATCAACcccaagaagcagagaaagaagaagggctACAAGAACTCAGGCATCATCATCCTGAGATCATGCAAG ATACACCGAAACTACTCGTTCCTGGACTACATCCTGGGAGGCTGCCAGCTCATGTTCACC GTTGGAATAGACTTCACAGCCTCCAACGGGAATCCCCTCGACCCTTCTTCTCTACACTATATCAATCCCATGGGCACCAACGAATACTTGTCAGCCATCTGGGCAGTGGGACAGATCATTCAGGACTATGACAG TGATAAGATGTTTCCTGCTCTGGGGTTTGGGGCCCAGTTACCACCAGACTGGAAG GTGTCCCATGAGTTTGCCATCAACTTCAACCCCACCAACCCTTTCTGCTCAG GTGTGGATGGCATTGCCCAGGCGTACTCAGCCTGCCTGCCCCACATCCGCTTCTACGGTCCCACAAACTTCTCCCCTATCGTCAACCATGTGGCCAGGTTCGCAGCCCAGGCCACACAGCAGCAGACAGCAACG TACTTCATCCTCCTCATCATCACTGACGGGGTCATCAGTGACATGGAGGAGACACGGCACGCTGTGGTGCAGGCCTCCAAGCTGCCCATGTCCATTATCATTGTGGGTGTGGGCAATGCTGACTTTGCAGCCATGGAGTTTCTAGACGGGGACAACCGTAGACTGCGCTCACACACAGGCGAGGAGGCAGCCCGTGACATTGTGCAGTTTGTGCCCTTCCGAGAGTTCCGCAAT
- the Cpne2 gene encoding copine-2 isoform X2: MAYIPDGGAPTAGAIPLGSQCCVCKVELSVSGQNLLDRDVTSKSDPFCVLFIEDNGRWMEYDRTETAVNNLNPAFSKKFVLDYHFEEVQKLKFALFDQDKSSAQLDEHDFLGQFFCSLGTIVSSKKITRPLLLMNDKPAGKGLITIAAQELSDNRVITLSLAGRKLDKKDLFGKSDPFLEFYKPGDDGKWMLVHRTEVIKYTLDPVWKPFTVPLVSLCDGDLEKPIQVMCYDYDSNGGHDFIGEFQTSVLQMSEARDGVPLEMECINPKKQRKKKGYKNSGIIILRSCKIHRNYSFLDYILGGCQLMFTVGIDFTASNGNPLDPSSLHYINPMGTNEYLSAIWAVGQIIQDYDSDKMFPALGFGAQLPPDWKVSHEFAINFNPTNPFCSGVDGIAQAYSACLPHIRFYGPTNFSPIVNHVARFAAQATQQQTATQYFILLIITDGVISDMEETRHAVVQASKLPMSIIIVGVGNADFAAMEFLDGDNRRLRSHTGEEAARDIVQFVPFREFRNAAKETLAKAVLAELPQQVVQYFKHKNLPPTNSEPA, translated from the exons ATGGCCTACATTCCGGATGGGGGTGCCCCCACCGCAGGGGCCATCCCCTTGGGCTCTCAGTGCTGTGTGTGCAAAGTGGAGTTGTCAGTGAGTGGCCAGAACCTGCTGGATCGGGACGTCACCTCCAAGTCTGACCCCTTCTGTGTCCTCTTTATAGAGGACAACGGCAGGTGGATGGAG TACGACAGGACAGAAACAGCCGTCAACAACCTCAACCCAGCCTTCTCCAAGAAGTTCGTGCTGGACTACCACTTCGAGGAGGTGCAGAAGCTCAAGTTCGCCCTGTTTGATCAGGACAAGTCCAGTGCGCAGTTGGACGAGCATGACTTCCTGGGTCAGTTCTTCTGCAGCCTTGGCACG ATTGTCTCCAGCAAGAAGATCACTAGGCCTCTGCTGCTGATGAATGACAAGCCTGCAGGGAAGGGCTTAATCACG ATTGCTGCCCAGGAGCTCTCAGACAACCGTGTCATCACACTgagcctggctggcaggaagctGGACAAGAAG GACCTCTTCGGGAAGTCAGACCCATTTCTCGAGTTTTACAAGCCAGGGGATGATGGTAAATGGATGCTGGTCCATAGGACTGAG GTGATTAAGTACACTCTGGACCCTGTGTGGAAACCGTTCACTGTGCCATTGGTGTCCTTGTGTGATGGGGACCTGGAGAAGCCCATCCAG GTCATGTGCTACGACTATGACAGCAATGGAGGCCATGACTTCATTGGCGAATTCCAGACCTCTGTGTTACAGATGAGTGAGGCTCGGGATGGCGTCCCG CTGGAGATGGAGTGCATCAACcccaagaagcagagaaagaagaagggctACAAGAACTCAGGCATCATCATCCTGAGATCATGCAAG ATACACCGAAACTACTCGTTCCTGGACTACATCCTGGGAGGCTGCCAGCTCATGTTCACC GTTGGAATAGACTTCACAGCCTCCAACGGGAATCCCCTCGACCCTTCTTCTCTACACTATATCAATCCCATGGGCACCAACGAATACTTGTCAGCCATCTGGGCAGTGGGACAGATCATTCAGGACTATGACAG TGATAAGATGTTTCCTGCTCTGGGGTTTGGGGCCCAGTTACCACCAGACTGGAAG GTGTCCCATGAGTTTGCCATCAACTTCAACCCCACCAACCCTTTCTGCTCAG GTGTGGATGGCATTGCCCAGGCGTACTCAGCCTGCCTGCCCCACATCCGCTTCTACGGTCCCACAAACTTCTCCCCTATCGTCAACCATGTGGCCAGGTTCGCAGCCCAGGCCACACAGCAGCAGACAGCAACG CAGTACTTCATCCTCCTCATCATCACTGACGGGGTCATCAGTGACATGGAGGAGACACGGCACGCTGTGGTGCAGGCCTCCAAGCTGCCCATGTCCATTATCATTGTGGGTGTGGGCAATGCTGACTTTGCAGCCATGGAGTTTCTAGACGGGGACAACCGTAGACTGCGCTCACACACAGGCGAGGAGGCAGCCCGTGACATTGTGCAGTTTGTGCCCTTCCGAGAGTTCCGCAAT